Below is a window of Humulus lupulus chromosome 9, drHumLupu1.1, whole genome shotgun sequence DNA.
TGtgcattcaaaaaaaaaaagacagatTGTTCTACATACATTTCCATATTCATGCATAGTGTGGGATCACATAGCCAAAGCATctaaaagtaaataaatataaACATGCCAGCATACAGCTACAACTCAAATGAAGTTAACAACCTGCCGAACTTGTACAGCTTCCAACAACTTTTCCTCAGGAAGAAAATTACAATAACCCTGCAACCACAATAGATAATGATGATAAGGAGAAAGGATAAATCATCTCCAGAAACATATGAACAGCCACCAAAACTAATCATGATTCAAATGTGGGTGCATTTAACTAACAAAAGTatcaatcttttcttttcttgtctTGGTAAGACAGGAGAAGGAAATAAGATTGATGAAGTTCGCAAGTGGAATTTGAGTTCGCCTCGAAAAGAATATTCTACTTTTCTATAGCGTTTTCTGCAATTATATAGTATACTATTATACCCACTCTCTTCATAATAAGTATCTATCAAGTTTAGGCACATACATGAAATCCCATATCTAAGACCATCATATATGTCTCAAGTGACCTATTGTCTACAAAATATGCACATAAAATATGATAGGAAAAGAAAGATAATGATATTCTAATCACAAATTAACCTCAATTTTTGTTTTTGATCTCAACAGTAGTAAGTTAATATTCATGACCTTAAAGCAGCATACTAATCATGGTGTTGCAAACTTGAGTGTAAAACTTACAGTATGAACAAatcaaaaaaattctaaaaatcaAATCCCCAACAAGCTACTATGTAGGAAAAAAATCCTACTACTAGATGATAATCCATCACAACATATATAATCAATACAATCAATTTATGAAGAGATTAAAATAGTTGATAAGTGTCCTGCTAAGAAGAAATGCAATGAGTTAGAACAAGCTAATCTGCAGTACGAGTCTACCTCGATCATTAATATTGCATCATCTGTGCTTGCTAGCAAAAAGTCCAACTTGGAGGCTTCCATCtcctttgttattggattgatgATAAACTTATCTCCTACAAGGCCAATCCGAACTCCAACAATAGTCTTTGCATTTGGCACTTCCGATAAAGCGCTGTGGAATTTATATAATCAGGCTAAAAAAATATGCTAGTCTATCAAATTCTAAATGTGATATCGAAGTGGCAGtgcatgataattaaaaaattaaaaattaaaaaaaaagatgaaaaaaaaatatactgTTATTCCTGCAGCTGTGATTGCCAAAGCATCTTGAGAATGCAAACCATCATAACTCAAAACCTACATGCATAGGAAGATCATGAAATTTCTAGGAAGTGTGAAGCATAAATGTAGAAAGACAACTCTAACGTACTGACCTGTTCAGAAAATAAAAGTGTTACTCAATTATCAACACATAAAAAGCATAGGACAGTAGGATGTAGCCAGCCATGAGGCTTTTCTTAGAGATTTAATACCTAGTTTGTTTGTGTAATCTGttcccttttttctttctttgtatTAAATTAAGTACTTGTAATAATACATGTTGTGTGCCTATATTTGTTGCAATTACTAAAAGTAAATGCTAACGCACCCAAGAAAGTATCTGAGTTTCATGGTAGAAGCCTTTCAGCATTGTTGGACGCAAAGGCCTATCAATCAATCTACATATCAGAACCTGCTTGCAACagcaaaaaagaaaataaaaattgttgTACAAATAATCATAGGACAAGTGAGTAAAGTAAAGgacaaaattccttgaaaaaaaaCAACAAACCAAACTACAAAACCTCATAGTTTATGTTACACCATTTCCTCATAACAAATATTAGAAAAGGGAGATCAGAGCAAAGAGTAAGGCTTCCTTCCTATTATAGACTGGAACATCACAAATACTTTAAGCGACATGAAGGTAAATGCCCATAGTAACCACATAAATCAAGAAAGTTTAAATATGTTCCGTTTTAATTGAATATTTTTTAAGATTTTAAACACTTGTATCAAAGATAGAAAGATACAAAATGTCTAAAAATATACATCACACTAAAGAAAATTACATCAGAAAACTCCAATCCCTGACTAGATCAGTAAACAAAATATCTTTAAACTCTTTTGCATCAAATAACCAAATACCTACCTAATTGAACTAGCAATTCAAGAacttagataaaaaaaatgattttcaaATGTAATAAGTAATCAATGTGTGCtctttacaatatatatatacacatatgtgcctaaatgtatatatatgtgtgtgtgtgtgtgaatatgATGAACTTTTAGGTTCACAAAAACCAAGACCCAATTAAAAAATGAAACAAGAAGGTTTTGAAACTCAAAAAAGAAACAGGAAACTATTACCTCATGATCTTTTGTCCTTCCTTCTCTTTTGAAAAACCCTCCGTTGTAACAGtaataccatgagcatgaaagtCTCACTCAACTCAAGAAACAAGTGGACAAATAAAAAGATGTGGGTAGAAGAAAAACAGAACAGATACCTATTTCATCAGGAAGCTCACCTCCACCAATCTGGAAAGAATCCGAATCAACAAAAGTTGTaacaaaaaaataacaatatCAATACTTACATAAATCTTTCAAATGCTTGTTCTGCCTATTTATTTAAACAAGTAAAAATGTATTCAAATTTGCAAGATTCAAGAGAGCACGGTTTATAGTTTGAGATTTACCAAGCAAAGTGGTTTCTTAATTTGAATATTAGAGGCCAGATGCATTCCACCAACTGCGATTAGAATATTATCGCCAAGCTTGAATTATAAAAACCACCATCATCAGCAATCATTCATGACCATGATATCACCCAATTTGAGTCATTTGCAAAAATGACTTCGATGAAAAAGTTATATCTGCAaaacaaattttcaaataaaagagaTTCTCTTTCTGTTCCTATAAAATATATATGGATATGTGCAGCATTTCGATAATAAATTAATGGAATTACACTGAGCGACCATAAAAGACCATCACAGTCCCTCAATTACACTGAACGAATGATAGTCAGCAAAATCAATGGGAAATTTGCTAAACTAGTAGGAGCAACCATAAAAGTTAGTTTGTTAATAAATATATAGTCAATTTTTTAAAACtctcaaaatcaaaatcaaaatcaatgaGGTTGTTTTTGGTAAATTTAAAAACCAACCTTGCAGTAGCAACGACTGAGTCAATGTTGGGGAAAACGCTAGCTTCAGATTCTTTGAGAGAGCGATCAACTCGTAGCCAGAGTCGAGGATGACATGCCAAATAATAATAATGCCCAAATGATGCTTTAAATTTTGTAGAACCTTGCTTCTCACAACAACAAAGTTCTTTCCCCATGAAAATTGGAGTAAACAAAATGTGATCAAAGCAAAATGGGTAATGAAATCGATTATTTAAAGAATGTAACTTGACTGTCAGTAGTTTGAAGTGCTGCTATATACATACTATACTATACTGTACTATTCTATACTATGTATCACAGCATGTATATATGTGTCAATATCCTCACCAGCACCTCCAGTAAGATCTACAAGAGCATCCTGAACTAGCCCACCTTCTAGAGCTTCATAGGAGCCATGAAATTTGGCATATGCCTTCTCCAGTAAGGAGACCCATAGTTCTTTTCCCATCCTGCTAGTGGAAAATGCTGGCTTACCCAGCGATTCACATGGATTCCAATCATAAAAAACAACAGGAACCCACTTGCCCTTAATACGGAAACGAACAGCATAGATCCCCTCATCGTTGTACTCTGGAGTAATAATTACTTCTGATATTTGTGAAACTTCTGTTAAAACAGCAACAACACTCATAAACCAGCAATCACCCAATCCACCCTGTTTCAAACACAAATAAACCTATTATAGAAGAAGTTAAGCAAAGAAAAATGTCAGTGTCAAGTTGTAAAACAATCTGGACCTGACAAACATCAGAAGGATTGACAACCCCATTAAATAAGCATGGCCGAGCATCAAGCCAACTCTCCTTTTCTATATCAGTAGGCCTCATCCAATCAGAAATAACCTAGATAACAAGAAAATACAAAAATTAGAGATTAAGAAAATAGATTCAAAGtaccaaaaaagaaaaaggaatattTTTCATAAACTTTCCTGTAACTTTTGAGGGGTATTGTCTGGATCTACAAATAATGATTGATCACTTGGAGGGAGCTCGTGGTCAGTAAAATGTATTTCGCCCCTTGTAGTAAGGGCCTCTTTGACAGCCAATTCAACTGAAAGCATGCGCCGATTGATCTCTTCTTCTGTTTCCATTCAAGGCTTCCTAAACCTTCTCGCAAAGGAATCTGGATGGACCATGTCAATCATCAGAGAGAGAGGCAGAACGACTGGAAATGAAGTGAATGAGAGACGGAGAAAGACGACAGAGAGAGAGGAGATTTGAAGTCGAACGACTGGAAAAAGTAAGGGATTGACTTCCGAGACCCCGTAGCCAAAGAAGAAAACGGGAGAGTTCGAACAATGTAATTAAAAAGGAATTAGCTAGGAAGAATAAATTACcgccatttttttcttttaccacatatatttatatatatataaataaataagtatatcataatactttttGAGTAGTATTATATTCTTATATTATGAAAAGGGGTATTTGGTATAGTGTGCtgccatagggtcggtcaagcctaatatacatcactccttcctatcttctTAAGATGCAAACCTTGacattaatatgtctagaaaccttccttaggggggtGGAAACAAAGCCTCCTTGagaccctattcatatctcacagtgttgtactaataatggagaccataggtcacattgagatgttcaccttctccaacttactattttagaaataatgtgttCTATTAATCTtatcaattaattctaaattaatcaCAAGTTAATTAATGACCCTATgaatgtaaataaataaaaaatacattcaattaTAAACAAgtttgtttctacaattaatgtgatctagataactacccattacattcatctaactttacgaaacactttttaaataaagtctattatcttaaaggcctataataaCCATTGCCtttgcatggaccccatatacctatgatatttgttctgagggctagagatctattgcaaggaggttgcataggattcttagccaatgtggttgacaccactcaggtcatgctagtgagaccagaggagacctgactagtctgtgaatttctggatatgtttccagaagatttaccagggttgccaccacacagagagattgaatttgtgatagaactggcaccagggatggagccagtgtctagagcaccttacagaatggccccagcaaagttaaaagaattgaaagtatagTTGCAATagctgttagacttaggttttatcagacctagtatctcaccatggggtgcaccagttctgtttgtgaagaagaaagatggttctcttaggatgtgcatcgattacagagaactgaacaagttaacaattaagaacaagtatcctctgccaaggatagatgatctgtttgatcagttgcaaggtgataggttattctcaaagatagaccttcattTTGATTATCATTAGTTGAGGTTCAAGGAGGGAGGCATACCAAAGATTTCTTTtcgtactagatatgggcattatgagctcttagtcatgtcttttggattgactaatgcctcaGCTACTTTCaaggatttgatgaacagagtgttcaaggattatttggaccagtttgtgatcgtcttcattgatgatattttggtttattctcagttagagtcagaacatgaacaacatttgagattggttctacaaagactgagggaacacaaactatttgcaaagttcaagaagtgtgaattttggttatctcaggtaactttcattgagcacattgttagtaaggaggggattaaagtagatccaaccaagattgaggcagtcatagattggccaaggccatAGAGTTCTTCAGAgcttagaagtttccttggactggTAGGTTATTACAGATGTTAAGT
It encodes the following:
- the LOC133799857 gene encoding calpain-type cysteine protease DEK1-like; this encodes MESQRADRSESDMRNHLSSAQSLHSDPHPDLHDHLNSQMRFTNAAVQARDDDDSFKLMGMRTGITVGVIWMVGEVKDRGHIAESDEVISDWMRPTDIEKESWLDARPCLFNGVVNPSDGGLGDCWFMSVVAVLTEVSQISEVIITPEYNDEGIYAVRFRIKGKWVPVVFYDWNPCESLGKPAFSTSRMGKELWVSLLEKAYAKFHGSYEALEGGLVQDALVDLTGGAGEDIDTYIHAVIHSIE